A single Paratractidigestivibacter faecalis DNA region contains:
- the nrdG gene encoding anaerobic ribonucleoside-triphosphate reductase activating protein, with translation MNYAEIKYCDIANGVGVRTTLFVSGCRLHCPGCFNDVAWDFSSGKPFTREVEDAIMDSLRTPYVAGLSVLGGEPMEPENQQGLVGFLERVREAFPRGDQSGAAGTDGGKTIWMYSGHTWEQLAPGGAWNLGEVTDRILDTLDVLVDGPFMQENHDITLRFRGSTNQRLIDVPATLGSADGIVTWQDDPVFSTHSM, from the coding sequence TTGAACTACGCGGAGATCAAGTACTGCGACATCGCAAACGGCGTGGGCGTGAGGACCACCCTCTTTGTCTCTGGGTGCCGCCTACACTGCCCGGGCTGCTTCAACGACGTGGCCTGGGACTTCTCCTCGGGCAAGCCCTTCACGCGCGAGGTCGAGGACGCCATCATGGACTCCCTGCGCACGCCCTACGTGGCCGGCCTCTCCGTCCTGGGCGGCGAGCCCATGGAGCCCGAGAACCAGCAGGGCCTCGTGGGCTTCCTGGAGCGCGTGCGCGAGGCCTTCCCGCGCGGCGACCAGTCGGGCGCCGCGGGCACGGACGGCGGAAAGACCATCTGGATGTACTCCGGCCACACCTGGGAGCAGCTTGCGCCCGGCGGCGCCTGGAACCTCGGCGAGGTCACCGACCGCATCCTGGACACCCTGGACGTCCTGGTAGACGGTCCCTTCATGCAGGAGAACCACGACATCACCCTGCGCTTCCGCGGGTCCACCAACCAGCGGCTCATTGACGTGCCCGCCACGCTTGGGTCTGCCGACGGCATCGTGACCTGGCAGGACGACCCGGTCTTCTCCACGCACAGCATGTAG
- a CDS encoding response regulator, whose translation MDSIATESASRPTLLVVEDDAGVRNLIATTLEAHGYRHVCAATGRAAIAAATSQAPDIVLLDLGLPDIDGVEVVKSIRSWSQMPIIVVSARTEDADKIRALDAGADDYLTKPFSVGELLARIRTTLRRLSHQAAEGPAPAPAFDNGELHVDFAAGTASLAGRELHLTPMEYKLLCLLARNVDKVLTHQFILREVWDTTSKSDLASLRVIMGTLRKKIEEDPAHPRYIQTHVGVGYRMLRV comes from the coding sequence TTGGATAGCATTGCCACGGAGAGCGCCTCTCGCCCCACGCTGCTCGTCGTCGAGGACGACGCCGGCGTGCGCAACCTCATTGCCACCACCCTTGAGGCACACGGCTACCGCCACGTCTGCGCGGCCACCGGACGGGCCGCCATTGCCGCGGCGACCTCGCAGGCGCCCGACATCGTCCTGCTTGACCTGGGCCTTCCCGACATAGACGGCGTCGAGGTGGTGAAATCCATCCGCAGCTGGTCGCAGATGCCCATCATCGTGGTCTCCGCCCGCACGGAGGACGCCGACAAGATCCGCGCGCTGGACGCCGGTGCCGACGACTACCTGACCAAGCCCTTCTCTGTGGGCGAGCTCCTCGCGCGCATCAGGACCACGCTGCGCCGCCTCTCCCACCAGGCGGCCGAGGGCCCGGCCCCGGCGCCCGCCTTTGACAACGGGGAGCTCCACGTGGACTTTGCGGCGGGAACGGCGTCTCTGGCCGGGCGCGAGTTGCACCTCACCCCCATGGAGTACAAGCTGCTCTGCCTTCTGGCCAGAAACGTTGACAAGGTGCTCACCCACCAGTTCATCCTGCGCGAGGTCTGGGACACCACCAGCAAGAGCGACCTGGCCTCCCTGCGCGTCATCATGGGAACGCTCCGCAAGAAGATCGAGGAGGACCCGGCCCACCCCCGCTACATCCAGACGCACGTGGGCGTGGGCTACCGCATGCTGCGCGTCTAG
- a CDS encoding sensor histidine kinase has product MGARDGHNAIRADGPFAWSDTPTPGRDLSDLAFVCCALFVATLVGLGFDALGLGTCVVIVYVVAVQVTALVTIRRLHCLLGSALGVALYNYFFTSPRHSLTAVGAAYPGTFAIMFVTALISSYAAMALRREVHRSHEAQRRSSVMLETNRLLQGCADRGAIVNTAGAQLARMTHHACVWYQAQEDGSVAATSAYLPSGEKGLAQEFAPALPPLLDGSAYVGTPLGREAVPGLSRGIYLTVYDKAAEPADAGASQGGAPSEPVVAGVLAIDVDEAALGHDEANIAASIAGEASLALARSSALEQREHAAVTAKNEQLRANLLRSISHDLRTPLTAIAGNADVLLSDAAVLTEEQRAKLAADIRSDATWLTSTVENLLAITKLENGGMSLNATVELMDDIIEEALRHVDPAVSEHSLVVEPSPDATLVSVDARLMVQVIVNLVNNAVAHTPAGSRIAIRTWVEGARVRCSVTDDGPGIPKADRARIFESFYTVNHGLADGHRSVGLGLSLCSSIMAAHGGAIGVSAVEPHGCRFDLDLPAYRIPEGETVG; this is encoded by the coding sequence ATGGGCGCACGCGACGGTCACAACGCCATCCGCGCCGACGGACCCTTTGCCTGGTCGGACACCCCGACCCCCGGCCGCGACCTCAGCGACCTGGCCTTTGTCTGCTGCGCCCTCTTTGTCGCCACCCTGGTGGGCCTGGGCTTTGACGCCCTGGGCCTGGGCACGTGCGTGGTCATCGTCTATGTGGTGGCCGTGCAGGTCACGGCGCTGGTCACCATCAGGCGCCTCCACTGCCTGCTGGGCTCCGCCCTGGGCGTCGCGCTCTACAACTACTTCTTCACCTCGCCGCGCCACTCCCTCACGGCAGTAGGCGCGGCCTACCCCGGCACCTTTGCCATCATGTTCGTCACGGCGCTCATCTCCAGCTACGCGGCCATGGCCCTGCGACGAGAGGTGCACCGCTCCCACGAGGCCCAGCGCAGGAGCTCCGTCATGCTCGAGACCAACCGCCTGCTGCAGGGCTGCGCGGACCGCGGGGCCATCGTCAACACTGCGGGCGCCCAACTGGCCCGCATGACGCATCACGCCTGCGTCTGGTACCAGGCCCAGGAAGACGGCAGCGTGGCCGCGACGAGCGCCTACCTGCCCTCTGGCGAGAAGGGCCTGGCGCAGGAGTTTGCCCCGGCGCTGCCCCCGCTGCTGGACGGCAGCGCCTACGTGGGGACGCCCCTGGGCCGCGAGGCCGTGCCGGGGCTCTCCCGCGGCATCTACCTCACCGTCTACGACAAGGCGGCCGAGCCCGCAGACGCAGGAGCCTCCCAGGGCGGCGCCCCTTCGGAGCCCGTGGTGGCAGGAGTGCTGGCCATCGACGTCGACGAGGCGGCCCTCGGCCACGACGAGGCCAACATAGCCGCGTCCATCGCCGGCGAGGCGTCGCTTGCCCTCGCGCGCAGCTCCGCCCTCGAGCAGCGCGAGCACGCGGCCGTCACGGCCAAGAACGAGCAGCTCAGGGCCAACCTCCTGCGTTCGATCTCCCACGACCTGCGCACGCCGCTCACCGCCATCGCCGGCAACGCGGACGTGCTTCTCTCCGACGCGGCCGTTCTCACGGAGGAGCAGCGCGCAAAGCTTGCCGCGGACATCCGCTCGGACGCCACCTGGCTCACCTCCACGGTGGAGAACCTGCTGGCCATCACCAAGCTGGAGAACGGCGGCATGAGTCTCAACGCCACCGTCGAGCTCATGGACGACATCATCGAGGAGGCCCTGCGCCACGTGGACCCCGCCGTCTCGGAGCACTCCCTCGTGGTGGAACCCAGCCCCGACGCGACCCTGGTCAGCGTGGACGCCCGCCTCATGGTGCAGGTCATCGTCAACCTGGTGAACAACGCCGTCGCGCACACGCCCGCCGGCTCCCGCATTGCCATCCGCACGTGGGTTGAGGGGGCGCGCGTGCGCTGCAGCGTGACCGACGACGGCCCCGGCATCCCGAAGGCCGACCGCGCGCGCATCTTCGAGTCCTTCTACACCGTCAACCACGGCCTGGCAGATGGCCACAGGAGCGTCGGCCTGGGTCTCTCGCTGTGCAGCTCCATCATGGCGGCCCATGGCGGCGCCATAGGCGTCAGCGCCGTGGAGCCGCACGGCTGCCGCTTTGATCTCGACCTTCCCGCCTACCGCATCCCGGAGGGAGAAACCGTTGGATAG
- the nrdD gene encoding anaerobic ribonucleoside-triphosphate reductase — MKIIKRNGSEVTFDATKIENAIRAACGEVPEEERLTERGIKFATANVVDSCEAAGHTVTVEEVQDLVEDQLMALDHFAVARHYIIYRYVQARKRQKNTTDDKILSLIECNNEEVKQENSNKNPTVVSVQRDYMAGEVSKDLAMRELLPAEVVRAHEEGIIHFHDADYFAQHMHNCDLINLDDMLQNGTVISGTLIERPHSFSTACNIATQIIAQVASCQYGGQSISLTHLAPFVDVSRKKIRRQVYAEMEAIDAHPGEEKINQIVEKRLREEVSRGVQTIQYQVVTLMTTNGQAPFITVFMYLNEARNEQEKKDLALCIEEMLRQRYQGVKNEEGVWITPAFPKLIYVLEDDNIEPDSPYYYLTKLAAKCTAKRMVPDYISEKKMREYKLSAGETEGNGDCYTCMGCRSFLTPDRSGNGYGNVARAKNYEPGKPKYYGRFNQGVVTINLPDVALSADHDMDRFWQIFDERLELCHTALRARHDRLCGTLSDAAPILWQYGALARLNKGEKIDKLLYGGYSTISLGYAGLYECVKAMTGHSHTDREATPFALAVMQKMNDKCAEWKAAEDIDYSLYGTPLESTTYKFAKCLQKRFGNVPGITDHGYITNSYHVNVREKIDAFTKLKFESEFQRLSPGGAISYIEVPNMQDNLEAVLAVMHYIYDNIMYAELNTKSDYCQVCGYDGEIKIVEDDGKLVWECPHCGNRDQAKMNVARRTCGYIGTQFWNQGRTEEIRDRVLHL, encoded by the coding sequence ATGAAGATCATCAAGCGCAATGGCTCTGAGGTCACCTTTGACGCGACCAAGATCGAGAACGCCATCCGCGCCGCCTGCGGAGAGGTCCCCGAGGAGGAGCGCCTCACCGAGCGCGGCATCAAGTTTGCCACCGCAAACGTCGTGGACTCCTGCGAGGCCGCCGGCCACACCGTGACCGTCGAGGAGGTCCAGGACCTCGTCGAGGACCAGCTGATGGCCCTCGACCACTTTGCCGTGGCCCGCCATTACATTATTTATCGCTACGTCCAGGCCCGGAAGCGCCAGAAGAACACCACTGACGACAAGATCCTCTCGCTCATCGAGTGCAACAACGAGGAGGTCAAGCAGGAGAACTCCAACAAGAACCCCACGGTGGTCTCCGTCCAGCGCGACTACATGGCCGGCGAGGTCTCCAAGGACCTCGCCATGCGCGAGCTGCTGCCGGCAGAGGTGGTGCGCGCCCACGAGGAGGGCATCATCCACTTCCACGACGCGGACTACTTCGCGCAGCACATGCACAACTGCGACCTCATCAACCTCGACGACATGCTGCAGAACGGCACCGTCATCTCCGGCACGCTCATCGAGCGCCCGCACAGCTTCTCCACCGCCTGCAACATCGCCACGCAGATCATCGCCCAGGTGGCTAGCTGCCAGTACGGCGGCCAGTCCATCTCCCTCACGCACCTCGCGCCCTTCGTGGACGTCTCCCGCAAGAAGATCCGCCGCCAGGTCTACGCCGAGATGGAGGCCATCGACGCCCACCCCGGCGAGGAGAAGATCAACCAGATCGTCGAGAAGCGCCTGCGCGAGGAGGTCTCCCGCGGCGTCCAGACCATCCAGTACCAGGTGGTCACCCTCATGACCACCAACGGCCAGGCCCCCTTCATCACCGTCTTCATGTACCTCAACGAGGCCCGCAACGAGCAGGAGAAGAAGGACCTCGCCCTGTGCATCGAGGAGATGCTGCGCCAGCGCTACCAGGGCGTGAAGAACGAGGAGGGCGTCTGGATCACCCCGGCCTTCCCCAAGCTCATCTACGTGCTCGAGGACGACAACATCGAGCCCGACAGCCCCTACTACTACCTCACCAAGCTCGCCGCCAAGTGCACGGCCAAGCGCATGGTGCCCGACTACATCTCCGAGAAGAAGATGCGCGAGTACAAGCTCTCCGCCGGCGAGACCGAGGGCAACGGCGACTGCTACACCTGCATGGGCTGCCGCTCCTTCCTCACCCCGGACCGCTCCGGCAACGGCTACGGCAACGTGGCGCGCGCCAAGAACTACGAGCCCGGCAAGCCCAAGTACTACGGCCGCTTCAACCAGGGCGTCGTCACCATCAACCTGCCTGACGTGGCCCTCTCCGCCGACCACGACATGGACCGCTTCTGGCAGATCTTCGACGAGCGCCTCGAGCTGTGCCACACGGCCCTGCGCGCCCGCCACGACCGCCTCTGCGGTACCCTCTCCGACGCCGCGCCCATCCTGTGGCAGTACGGCGCCCTCGCGCGCCTTAACAAGGGCGAGAAGATCGACAAGCTCCTCTACGGCGGCTACTCCACCATCAGCCTGGGCTATGCCGGCCTCTACGAGTGCGTCAAGGCCATGACCGGCCACAGCCACACCGACCGCGAGGCCACGCCGTTTGCCCTGGCCGTCATGCAGAAGATGAACGACAAGTGCGCCGAGTGGAAGGCCGCCGAGGACATCGACTACTCCCTCTACGGCACGCCGCTGGAGTCCACCACGTACAAGTTCGCCAAGTGCCTCCAGAAGCGCTTTGGCAACGTGCCCGGCATCACGGACCACGGCTACATCACCAACAGCTACCACGTCAACGTCCGCGAGAAGATCGACGCCTTCACCAAGCTCAAGTTTGAGAGCGAGTTCCAGCGCCTCTCCCCCGGCGGCGCCATCTCCTACATCGAGGTGCCCAACATGCAGGACAACCTCGAGGCCGTCCTGGCCGTCATGCACTACATCTACGACAACATCATGTACGCCGAGCTCAACACCAAGAGCGACTACTGCCAGGTGTGCGGCTACGACGGAGAGATCAAGATCGTGGAGGACGACGGCAAGCTCGTCTGGGAGTGCCCGCACTGCGGCAACCGCGACCAGGCCAAGATGAACGTCGCCCGTCGCACCTGCGGCTATATTGGCACCCAGTTCTGGAACCAGGGCCGCACCGAGGAGATTCGCGACCGCGTGCTGCACCTGTAG
- a CDS encoding pyridoxal phosphate-dependent aminotransferase, with translation MEFSKRLDLLGDEVFAALNVRRRELEAEGRTVYDLSVGTPDFKPSQHVIDALVKSAQDPANWKYSLHDKDELLDAVGAYYKDRYGVDGVTRDMIMSCRGTQEGMLPLCAALIDEGDTVLVPDPCYPVFRNATTLAGGTCAFYPLTAEHDFLPYVAGIDPEVADRAKYMIVSLPANPVGSVGTSEVYQQIIEFAREHDIVVIHDNAYSDIIYDGPAGGSFLAYPGAREVGVEFLSLSKSFNVTGCRLSFLVGRADIVAAARKLRSQVDFGMFYPEQDAAIAALTGPREQVEQQRMWYQERRDALCDGLEEIGWERPNAHGSMFVWARLPHGRQDSMAFAAELMERAGVIVTPGASFGPAGEGFCRMALTMPPEKIREAVAAIAAAGM, from the coding sequence ATGGAGTTCTCTAAGCGTCTTGACCTGCTGGGAGACGAGGTCTTTGCCGCGCTTAACGTGCGCCGCCGCGAGCTCGAGGCCGAGGGCCGCACGGTCTACGACCTCTCGGTGGGGACGCCTGACTTCAAGCCCTCGCAGCACGTCATAGACGCGCTGGTCAAGAGCGCCCAGGACCCGGCCAACTGGAAGTACTCCCTGCACGACAAGGACGAGCTGCTGGACGCCGTGGGCGCCTACTACAAGGACCGCTATGGCGTGGATGGCGTCACGCGCGACATGATCATGAGCTGCCGCGGCACCCAGGAGGGCATGCTGCCCCTGTGCGCCGCGCTTATCGACGAGGGCGACACCGTCCTGGTGCCCGACCCCTGCTACCCGGTCTTCCGCAACGCCACCACCCTTGCCGGCGGCACGTGCGCGTTCTACCCGCTCACGGCCGAGCACGACTTCCTGCCCTACGTGGCGGGCATCGACCCCGAGGTGGCGGACCGCGCCAAGTACATGATCGTCTCGCTGCCCGCAAATCCGGTGGGCTCTGTGGGCACGTCCGAGGTCTACCAGCAGATCATCGAGTTCGCGCGCGAGCACGACATCGTGGTCATTCACGACAACGCCTACTCCGACATCATCTACGACGGCCCCGCCGGCGGGAGCTTCCTGGCGTACCCGGGCGCCCGCGAGGTCGGCGTGGAGTTCCTGAGCCTCTCCAAGTCCTTCAACGTGACGGGCTGCCGCCTCTCCTTCCTGGTGGGCCGCGCCGACATCGTGGCCGCGGCTCGCAAGCTGCGCAGCCAGGTGGACTTTGGCATGTTCTACCCGGAGCAGGACGCGGCCATCGCCGCCCTCACCGGCCCGCGCGAGCAGGTGGAGCAGCAGCGCATGTGGTACCAGGAGCGCCGCGACGCCCTGTGCGACGGCCTCGAGGAGATTGGCTGGGAGCGCCCCAACGCGCACGGCTCCATGTTCGTCTGGGCGCGCCTGCCGCACGGCCGCCAGGACTCCATGGCCTTTGCGGCCGAGCTCATGGAGCGTGCGGGCGTCATCGTGACGCCGGGCGCGAGCTTTGGCCCGGCCGGCGAGGGCTTCTGCCGCATGGCGCTCACCATGCCGCCGGAGAAGATCCGCGAGGCCGTCGCCGCCATAGCCGCCGCCGGCATGTAG
- a CDS encoding nitroreductase family protein, producing the protein MDAAEFQQLAAGSRTYRRYGARPLRRDELLGLVEAARLAPTGNNSQQLRFRVVPGMEDPAGCQLVFSHLHWAASLPDWDGPEADERPGGYVVVCLPHKVAKSPVRLIDVGIAAQTLALAAAARGLGTCMHKSYDACLGVELGLEVLGLDVALVLSVGERGEKVVLERAGVGAAQGHGLTYWRDPDRSHHVPKLSLEGLLV; encoded by the coding sequence ATGGACGCCGCCGAGTTCCAGCAGCTAGCCGCAGGGTCCCGCACGTATCGCCGCTATGGCGCCCGCCCGCTGCGCCGCGATGAGCTCCTGGGGCTCGTCGAGGCCGCGCGCCTGGCACCCACGGGCAACAACTCCCAGCAGCTGCGCTTTCGCGTGGTGCCTGGCATGGAGGACCCGGCGGGCTGCCAGCTGGTCTTCTCGCATCTGCACTGGGCCGCGTCGCTGCCCGACTGGGACGGCCCCGAGGCAGACGAGCGTCCCGGCGGCTACGTGGTGGTCTGCCTGCCGCACAAGGTTGCCAAGAGCCCCGTGCGCCTCATTGACGTGGGCATTGCCGCCCAGACGCTGGCGCTTGCCGCGGCGGCCCGGGGCCTGGGCACCTGTATGCACAAGAGCTACGACGCCTGCCTGGGCGTGGAGCTCGGCCTGGAGGTGCTCGGCCTCGACGTGGCGCTCGTCCTGTCCGTGGGCGAGCGCGGCGAGAAGGTCGTGCTGGAGCGCGCGGGCGTGGGCGCTGCCCAGGGCCATGGCCTGACCTACTGGCGCGACCCCGACCGCTCCCACCACGTGCCCAAGCTCTCCCTCGAGGGGCTTCTCGTCTAG
- a CDS encoding flavin reductase family protein produces the protein MAKQVWRGGNMLYPLPAVMVSCADASGASDIVTVAWTGTICTNPPMLYVSIRPERASYRLIHESGEFVVNLTTRRLQRACDWCGVRSGRDYDKWAECGLTPAPAAKLELAPVIAESPVNIECKVTEVKELGSHHMFLASVEAVQVDESLVDARGRLDLARAGLTAYSHGEYFELGQRLGTFGYSVRKKPAAKKPASGKRPRR, from the coding sequence ATGGCAAAGCAGGTCTGGCGCGGCGGGAACATGCTGTATCCGCTGCCGGCGGTGATGGTGAGCTGCGCGGACGCGTCGGGCGCCTCTGACATCGTCACGGTTGCCTGGACGGGAACCATCTGCACCAACCCGCCCATGCTCTACGTCTCCATCAGGCCCGAGCGAGCCAGCTACCGGCTCATCCACGAGTCGGGCGAGTTTGTGGTCAACCTCACCACGCGCCGCCTGCAGCGTGCGTGCGACTGGTGCGGTGTGCGCTCCGGCCGCGACTACGACAAGTGGGCCGAGTGCGGCCTCACCCCGGCGCCCGCGGCCAAGCTCGAGCTCGCGCCCGTCATTGCGGAGAGCCCCGTCAACATCGAGTGCAAGGTCACCGAGGTCAAGGAGCTGGGAAGCCACCACATGTTCCTTGCCAGCGTGGAGGCCGTGCAGGTGGACGAGTCCCTGGTGGACGCGCGGGGGCGCCTTGACCTGGCCCGCGCCGGCCTGACCGCCTACAGCCACGGCGAGTACTTCGAGCTCGGGCAGCGCCTGGGCACCTTTGGCTACAGCGTGCGGAAGAAGCCTGCAGCCAAGAAGCCCGCCTCCGGCAAGAGGCCTCGCCGCTAG
- the recQ gene encoding DNA helicase RecQ, with product MSGNNQAEKGTGRQALDVLRQTFGYESFRPHQEEIVQAALAGRDVLAVMPTSAGKSVCYQVPALVLAQRGGGLTVVVSPLISLMKDQVGSLRQYGVAASCLNSTLGPSEQADVLHGVASGAVTLLYVAPERLDDPRFLEVAGSRGVALLAVDEAHCISQWGNDFRPSYQRILGFIDGLPARPAVMALTATATRAVREDITGSLGLADPFTVVASFDRPNLSFAVEHAQGRAQKDRALLSFVRQRPGRSGIVYCASRRAVEETCDLLRDAGLPATRYHAGLAAEERQRNQDDFLYDRASIMVATNAFGMGIDKSNVSYVVHYNMPSCLENYYQEAGRAGRDGTPAECLLLYSPGDVHTQEFLLSKTGEDRDDLSPEQLEQIREHDSRRLEQMTFYSTTTDCLRAFILRYFGEEAPAYCGNCGNCLAEFEEVDATTDALKVVSCVARLAQRGRFVGASTIVDVLRGSRAEKVTSRGYDTLSTYGIMEKTPVTQLRSLIDELVYLGLLARTTGDYPTVVLTEAGRAFMRARSLDGGPLMVKVAKGKAHRRQEAAATGGKRRPTADLSQLDEESQALYQELCELRTQLATEQQVPPYIIFSNATLVDMCAKRPRNLEEFLGVSGVGAKKAQAYGDLFLARLNP from the coding sequence TTGTCAGGCAACAACCAAGCAGAGAAGGGCACGGGGCGGCAGGCGCTTGACGTCCTGCGCCAGACGTTTGGCTACGAGAGCTTCCGCCCCCACCAGGAGGAGATCGTCCAGGCGGCCCTTGCCGGGCGCGACGTCCTTGCCGTCATGCCAACCTCGGCCGGAAAGTCCGTCTGCTACCAGGTGCCGGCACTTGTCCTGGCCCAGCGCGGAGGAGGCCTCACGGTTGTGGTGAGCCCGCTCATCTCGCTCATGAAGGACCAGGTGGGAAGCCTGCGCCAGTACGGCGTTGCCGCGAGCTGCCTCAACTCCACGCTCGGCCCCTCCGAGCAGGCGGACGTCCTGCACGGCGTGGCGTCCGGCGCCGTGACCCTCCTCTACGTGGCGCCCGAGCGCCTGGACGACCCGCGCTTCCTGGAGGTGGCGGGCAGCCGCGGGGTGGCCCTGCTGGCCGTGGACGAGGCACACTGCATCTCCCAGTGGGGCAACGACTTCAGGCCCTCCTACCAGCGCATCCTCGGCTTCATAGACGGCCTGCCCGCGCGTCCTGCCGTCATGGCCCTCACCGCCACGGCAACCAGGGCCGTCCGCGAAGACATCACAGGCTCGCTGGGCCTCGCCGACCCCTTCACGGTGGTGGCGAGCTTCGACCGGCCCAACCTGAGCTTTGCCGTGGAGCACGCGCAGGGGCGTGCCCAGAAGGACCGGGCGCTGCTTTCCTTCGTGCGGCAGCGGCCCGGGCGCTCGGGCATTGTCTACTGCGCAAGCCGCAGGGCCGTCGAGGAGACCTGCGACCTGCTGCGTGACGCCGGGCTTCCCGCCACGCGCTACCACGCCGGTCTTGCCGCAGAGGAGCGCCAGCGCAACCAGGACGACTTCCTCTATGACCGCGCGAGCATCATGGTCGCAACCAACGCGTTTGGCATGGGCATAGACAAGTCAAACGTCAGCTATGTGGTGCACTACAACATGCCCAGCTGCCTGGAGAACTACTACCAGGAGGCGGGACGCGCCGGCAGGGACGGAACCCCGGCCGAGTGCCTGCTGCTCTACTCCCCCGGTGACGTCCACACGCAGGAGTTCCTTCTCTCCAAGACGGGCGAGGACAGAGACGACCTCTCGCCGGAGCAGCTGGAGCAGATCAGGGAGCACGACTCCCGGCGCCTGGAGCAGATGACCTTCTATTCCACCACGACGGACTGTCTGCGGGCCTTCATCCTGCGCTACTTTGGCGAGGAGGCGCCCGCGTATTGCGGCAACTGCGGCAACTGCCTGGCGGAGTTCGAGGAGGTTGACGCCACCACGGACGCCCTCAAGGTGGTCTCGTGCGTGGCCCGCCTTGCCCAGCGTGGAAGATTTGTGGGCGCCTCCACCATCGTCGACGTGCTTCGCGGGTCCCGTGCAGAGAAGGTGACCTCTCGCGGCTACGACACCCTGAGCACGTACGGCATCATGGAGAAGACACCCGTGACGCAGCTGCGCTCTCTCATTGACGAGCTGGTCTACCTGGGCCTTCTTGCGCGCACGACGGGAGACTACCCTACTGTCGTGCTGACGGAGGCGGGACGGGCGTTCATGCGGGCGCGCTCCCTTGACGGCGGGCCCCTCATGGTGAAGGTGGCCAAGGGCAAGGCCCACAGGCGCCAGGAGGCAGCCGCAACTGGCGGAAAGAGGCGCCCCACGGCGGACCTCTCGCAGCTGGACGAGGAATCCCAGGCGCTCTACCAGGAGCTTTGCGAGCTCAGGACCCAGCTGGCGACGGAGCAGCAAGTGCCGCCCTACATCATCTTCAGCAACGCCACGCTGGTGGACATGTGCGCCAAGCGGCCCCGCAACCTTGAGGAGTTCCTGGGCGTCTCCGGCGTGGGCGCAAAGAAGGCCCAGGCCTACGGCGACCTCTTCCTGGCCAGGCTCAACCCCTAG
- a CDS encoding energy-coupling factor transporter transmembrane component T family protein, protein MTSVIDYIPGTSLLHRLNPVTKLTLAAGIILATFLGDTYPLLIALLALTFALGAYARAAGGLVSLSKLMVPLSLIMLVLQTAFIRTGDPVALWVTTNGLVTGTKAALRLLGVALPLILMLTVTKLNDLANAVVEVLHVPYRYAFTFTTALRFVPVFSQEMNAIMEAQTARGVEYDTKNPLKKIQLMLPLCVPLLVSSVGKTDATALAAEQRGFYLRTRESSYKRYPMGAADYAVLAASVALIVLGVLF, encoded by the coding sequence GTGACTAGCGTCATCGACTACATTCCCGGCACGTCCCTTCTGCACCGGCTGAACCCGGTCACCAAGCTGACGCTGGCCGCAGGCATCATCCTGGCCACCTTCCTGGGAGACACCTACCCCCTGCTCATCGCCCTCCTGGCGCTGACGTTTGCCCTGGGCGCCTACGCCCGTGCGGCAGGTGGCCTGGTCTCGCTGTCAAAGCTCATGGTGCCGCTCTCGCTCATCATGCTGGTGCTACAGACGGCCTTCATCCGCACCGGCGACCCGGTGGCTCTGTGGGTCACCACGAACGGCCTGGTCACGGGCACCAAGGCCGCGCTGCGCCTTCTTGGCGTGGCCCTGCCGCTCATCCTCATGCTGACCGTCACCAAGCTCAACGACCTGGCAAACGCCGTGGTGGAGGTGCTGCACGTGCCCTACCGCTACGCCTTCACCTTCACCACGGCCCTGCGCTTCGTGCCCGTCTTCAGCCAGGAGATGAACGCCATCATGGAGGCGCAGACCGCCCGCGGCGTGGAGTACGACACCAAGAACCCCCTCAAGAAGATTCAGCTCATGCTGCCGCTGTGCGTGCCGCTGCTGGTGAGCTCGGTGGGCAAGACCGACGCCACCGCCCTTGCCGCCGAGCAGCGCGGCTTCTACCTGCGCACGCGCGAGAGCAGCTACAAGCGCTACCCCATGGGCGCGGCCGACTACGCCGTCCTTGCGGCAAGCGTCGCCCTCATCGTTTTGGGAGTGCTGTTCTAG